Proteins from a genomic interval of Zingiber officinale cultivar Zhangliang chromosome 1B, Zo_v1.1, whole genome shotgun sequence:
- the LOC122055625 gene encoding DAR GTPase 2, mitochondrial-like isoform X2 — MATPFTRRLDAVARELASKKGSGRWCASRIAAAERAILDRIPLVDLVLEVRDARIPTTSAFESLRKACCSHKQVIVLNKVDLANDSLTKKWIENFKNQNYPTCGLNAHNKDSIKELLRIVRAKLKELKFGQSKYTATILLAGIPNVGKSSIANNMHQIGRIGAAEKGKLKHAVVSPYPGETEDISSYKFGSHPNLYVLDTPGILRPEIAHYHSGAKLALTGAIKDNLLDEHELARYFLAILNLSEEYKRWVTPKDTTYSMPGSLEKHRRKGQYASDFTQDFIVKDVRQTLFDCISSFEGDLENECDMERLIESQIKALQVPLKASLESSAHRHSTVATKLLKLYRTGRLGHYTLDLVDS, encoded by the exons ATGGCTACGCCTTTCACAAGACGTTTGGACGCAGTTGCCCGTGAATTGGCTTCTAAGAAAGGTTCTGGCAGATGGTGTGCTTCTCGCATTGCTGCTGCCGAGCGGGCCATCCTCGATCGTATCCCACTCGTTGACCTTGTTCTCGAAGTCCGCGATGCTCGG ATCCCAACTACATCTGCTTTTGAGTCCTTAAGAAAAGCGTGTTGCTCCCATAAGCAAGTGATTGTGCTGAACAAGGTTGACTTGGCTAATGATTCCCTAACCAAG AAATGGATTGAGAACTTCAAAAACCAGAACTATCCAACGTGTGGACTCAATGCTCACAATAAGGATAGTATCAAAGAG CTACTGAGAATTGTACGAGCTAAACTGAAAGAACTAAAGTTTGGTCAGAGTAAGTATACTGCAACTATACTCCTTGCTGGAATCCCGAATGTTGGaaaatcatccatagccaataatATGCATCAAATAGGAAGGATTGGAGCAGCAG AGAAAGGAAAACTAAAGCATGCAGTAGTTAGCCCATATCCTGGGGAAACAGAAGATATCAGCAGTTATAAG TTTGGAAGTCATCCCAACCTCTACGTATTGGATACACCTGGTATTCTTCGACCTGAAATTGCTCACTATCATTCAGGGGCTAAACTAGCCTTGACAG GAGCTATCAAGGATAATCTATTGGATGAGCATGAACTTGCTCGGTATTTTCTGGCTATTCTAAACTTGTCTGAAGAATACAAACGATGGGTAACACCGAAGGATACTACATATAGCATGCCTGGTAGCTTAGAGAAACATAGAAGAAAGGGACAATATGCTTCAGATTTTACACAG GATTTCATTGTCAAAGATGTTCGTCAAACCCTTTTCGATTGCATATCATCGTTTGAGGGAGATTTGGAAAATGAATGTGACATGGAGAGATTGATCGAATCTCAGATTAAAGCATTGCAAGTGCCTCTTAAAGCTTCTCTAGAGTCAAGTGCGCACAGACATAGCACAGTTGCTACAAAATTACTAAAGCTTTATAGAACTGGAAGACTTGGCCACTACACCTTAGATCTTGTAGATAGTTAA
- the LOC122055625 gene encoding DAR GTPase 2, mitochondrial-like isoform X1, with protein sequence MATPFTRRLDAVARELASKKGSGRWCASRIAAAERAILDRIPLVDLVLEVRDARIPTTSAFESLRKACCSHKQVIVLNKVDLANDSLTKKWIENFKNQNYPTCGLNAHNKDSIKELLRIVRAKLKELKFGQSKYTATILLAGIPNVGKSSIANNMHQIGRIGAAEKGKLKHAVVSPYPGETEDISSYKFGSHPNLYVLDTPGILRPEIAHYHSGAKLALTGLKLPELLSRFLFLAGSVHFLALSATGAIKDNLLDEHELARYFLAILNLSEEYKRWVTPKDTTYSMPGSLEKHRRKGQYASDFTQDFIVKDVRQTLFDCISSFEGDLENECDMERLIESQIKALQVPLKASLESSAHRHSTVATKLLKLYRTGRLGHYTLDLVDS encoded by the exons ATGGCTACGCCTTTCACAAGACGTTTGGACGCAGTTGCCCGTGAATTGGCTTCTAAGAAAGGTTCTGGCAGATGGTGTGCTTCTCGCATTGCTGCTGCCGAGCGGGCCATCCTCGATCGTATCCCACTCGTTGACCTTGTTCTCGAAGTCCGCGATGCTCGG ATCCCAACTACATCTGCTTTTGAGTCCTTAAGAAAAGCGTGTTGCTCCCATAAGCAAGTGATTGTGCTGAACAAGGTTGACTTGGCTAATGATTCCCTAACCAAG AAATGGATTGAGAACTTCAAAAACCAGAACTATCCAACGTGTGGACTCAATGCTCACAATAAGGATAGTATCAAAGAG CTACTGAGAATTGTACGAGCTAAACTGAAAGAACTAAAGTTTGGTCAGAGTAAGTATACTGCAACTATACTCCTTGCTGGAATCCCGAATGTTGGaaaatcatccatagccaataatATGCATCAAATAGGAAGGATTGGAGCAGCAG AGAAAGGAAAACTAAAGCATGCAGTAGTTAGCCCATATCCTGGGGAAACAGAAGATATCAGCAGTTATAAG TTTGGAAGTCATCCCAACCTCTACGTATTGGATACACCTGGTATTCTTCGACCTGAAATTGCTCACTATCATTCAGGGGCTAAACTAGCCTTGACAGGTCTGAAGCTGCCTGAACTTCTATCTCGTTTTCTGTTTCTTGCTGGATCAGTACATTTCTTAGCTCTCTCCGCAACAGGAGCTATCAAGGATAATCTATTGGATGAGCATGAACTTGCTCGGTATTTTCTGGCTATTCTAAACTTGTCTGAAGAATACAAACGATGGGTAACACCGAAGGATACTACATATAGCATGCCTGGTAGCTTAGAGAAACATAGAAGAAAGGGACAATATGCTTCAGATTTTACACAG GATTTCATTGTCAAAGATGTTCGTCAAACCCTTTTCGATTGCATATCATCGTTTGAGGGAGATTTGGAAAATGAATGTGACATGGAGAGATTGATCGAATCTCAGATTAAAGCATTGCAAGTGCCTCTTAAAGCTTCTCTAGAGTCAAGTGCGCACAGACATAGCACAGTTGCTACAAAATTACTAAAGCTTTATAGAACTGGAAGACTTGGCCACTACACCTTAGATCTTGTAGATAGTTAA
- the LOC122055625 gene encoding DAR GTPase 2, mitochondrial-like isoform X3, giving the protein MLTIRIVSKRDAFMGITKHLSIMVFEGVDQNYLLGQLLRIVRAKLKELKFGQSKYTATILLAGIPNVGKSSIANNMHQIGRIGAAEKGKLKHAVVSPYPGETEDISSYKFGSHPNLYVLDTPGILRPEIAHYHSGAKLALTGLKLPELLSRFLFLAGSVHFLALSATGAIKDNLLDEHELARYFLAILNLSEEYKRWVTPKDTTYSMPGSLEKHRRKGQYASDFTQDFIVKDVRQTLFDCISSFEGDLENECDMERLIESQIKALQVPLKASLESSAHRHSTVATKLLKLYRTGRLGHYTLDLVDS; this is encoded by the exons ATGCTCACAATAAGGATAGTATCAAAGAG GGATGCCTTTATGGGCATTACCAAACACTTATCCATTATGGTTTTTGAGGGCGTTGATCAAAATTATCTTCTTGGTCAGCTACTGAGAATTGTACGAGCTAAACTGAAAGAACTAAAGTTTGGTCAGAGTAAGTATACTGCAACTATACTCCTTGCTGGAATCCCGAATGTTGGaaaatcatccatagccaataatATGCATCAAATAGGAAGGATTGGAGCAGCAG AGAAAGGAAAACTAAAGCATGCAGTAGTTAGCCCATATCCTGGGGAAACAGAAGATATCAGCAGTTATAAG TTTGGAAGTCATCCCAACCTCTACGTATTGGATACACCTGGTATTCTTCGACCTGAAATTGCTCACTATCATTCAGGGGCTAAACTAGCCTTGACAGGTCTGAAGCTGCCTGAACTTCTATCTCGTTTTCTGTTTCTTGCTGGATCAGTACATTTCTTAGCTCTCTCCGCAACAGGAGCTATCAAGGATAATCTATTGGATGAGCATGAACTTGCTCGGTATTTTCTGGCTATTCTAAACTTGTCTGAAGAATACAAACGATGGGTAACACCGAAGGATACTACATATAGCATGCCTGGTAGCTTAGAGAAACATAGAAGAAAGGGACAATATGCTTCAGATTTTACACAG GATTTCATTGTCAAAGATGTTCGTCAAACCCTTTTCGATTGCATATCATCGTTTGAGGGAGATTTGGAAAATGAATGTGACATGGAGAGATTGATCGAATCTCAGATTAAAGCATTGCAAGTGCCTCTTAAAGCTTCTCTAGAGTCAAGTGCGCACAGACATAGCACAGTTGCTACAAAATTACTAAAGCTTTATAGAACTGGAAGACTTGGCCACTACACCTTAGATCTTGTAGATAGTTAA